In Candidatus Omnitrophota bacterium, the sequence AATGTGGATGTGTTCAAACAGCATCGGGCAATTATCTAAATTTTTATAATTCCACATTACTGCTTTTGGATGACCGGTGGTGCCTGAGGTATAAAAAAGAACAGCCAGGTCATTATCATCAATTTTAACATCAGGCAATTCATCAGATTCCTGTGCTGTAATTTTATCAAAAGAGAATTTTTCCTTTTCTGCGCTGAAGCAAACAACGATATTTTTTAAGCCTTCAACATTTTCTGACAACCCTTGCAGGGAAAAACTCTCTAACGGCCTGGTAATTAAAACAGCTGCCTCGGAATGCGCCAAGACGCCTGTTAATTCTTGACCGGTCAGGCGAACATCCAGGGGCACAGCTACTGCCCCGACAGTAAACACCGCAAAGTAAGAAATTGCATATTCCGGTGAATTAGGAAGATAAATTGCTACCCTGTCGCCTTTTTTTATTCCTGCCTTAAGAAGCCAATTGGCCAGCTTATTTATCCTGCTGACTATTTCCTTAAAGCTTATCTGCTTATCTTTAAAAATGATCGATGTTTTATCAGGGTGCCTTTCAGCCTGCTCTCTTAATTTTTTGGCAATGTCCATCTTGTACCTCCATTCTTTATTATTTAGATCCTTCGCTCAAAGAACCTCAAAGAAGATTTTTTATCGCTTAGTATGAAATTTACACTATAATATAATAAAATTTTACTATTCAAATTTATATTATACCTATTTTAACAATGTCTGTCAAGAAAATCTCATTATCGCAATTATCGGATTATGCAAGCAGGGCCTGGGATAAGACAATATCTTTGGTTGCGGAAAAGGATAGTTTTATTTTCTTTTTAAAACTATTCCTTTTTATGTGGATTAAGGGATTTCCTGCAATATCCCGGATAGAAATATCCTTCCAATCAAGGTCGTTTTCAGGGCAGGCTTTAAATATCGCCTCTTTAGAGGCAATATAGCAGCTCAAGCTTTTAAAAAAATAACGACTCTTCTCTAAGGGCAATTCTTTAATTTCTTCATCAGTTAAAATCTTTTTCAAAAACAATAAGCCGTGCTTTTGATATACGCTTTTAATCCGCTCTACGTCTACTATATCTATCCCTATCATCCCTTATCCTTTATCCTTTATCCTTTTTAAAGCGTATACCAGCAGCTGACCAGGGGTTTTTCACCGGATAAATTATAATTAATATGCTTAAGCCGGGTATATTCTAAAAATCCTTCTTTGCCTAATTCTTTACCAAAGCCGCTTTGTTTAAAACCGCCGTAGGGCGCCTCATTATAAAACATACCGTAGGTATTAATCCATATCGTGCCGGCATTAATCTTTTCACTTAAGTTTTTTGCTTTTTCTAAATCACTACTCCAGATAGAGCAGGCCAGGCCAAAAGAACTATCATTGGCAAGCCTGACAGCCTCTTCTTCCCCGGAAAATTCGCTGATACAGGCCACCGGCCCGAATATCTCTTGTTGAAAAATACTCATCTCAGCGTTTACTTGCCCAAAAACCGTCGGCTTGAAGAAAAATCCATTTTTTAATTCCGGGTTTTCGGGGATCCCGTCTCCGCAAAGAATCCTTGCGCCCTCTGCCTTTCCTTTTTCGACATAAGAAGCAACCTTTTGACGGTGCGTTTCGGAAATTAAAGGTCCCATCTGGGTTTCGGGTTCCAGACCATTGCCCAATTTTATTTTCTTTGCCTTCTGTATAAACTGCTCTTTAAATTGTCCGGATATGTTTTTATCTACCAATATTCTGGACATTGCTGTGCACATCTGGCCCTGGTTAAGAAATATTGAAGTAAGGACTCCTGACACAGCTGTTTCTATATCACAATCAGCCAAAATGATAGCGGCTGATTTCCCGCCCAATTCCATAATTAATTTCTTCGGGCTCTCTGAAGCAAAACGCATAATCTCTTTACCGGTTTCAGTGCTGCCGGTAAAAGAAATCATATCTATTCTGTTATCAGAACATAGGGTAGAACCAACCTCTGTTCCCGAGGCATTAACCACATTTACTACACCCTCAGGCAGGCCGGCTTGGTTGATAATTTCGGCCAGCTTTAAAGCAGTCAAAGGGGTAAGGCTCGATGGCTTTAGAATTACGGTATTTCCCCCGGCCAAAGCCTGGGCCATTTTCCAGGAAGCAATTAAAAGAGGATAATTCCAGGGAACGATCAGAACCACAACCCCGCGGGGTTCATATAACAGTTGACTTTTTACCCCGGAATCCAACTCTATTTTTTTGTCCTTAAGGTAATGCTCCAGATTATTGGCAAAATGCGCAAAGGTCCTGGCGCTGGAAGGAACATCCATAAAGGTTGATTCTTTTATCGGCTTACCGGTATTTTTTGTCTCCAGCTGAGCCAACTCCTGGGCATGATCAAGAATGCCTTGTGAGATCTTTAAAAGAAAATCCTTTCGTTCAGATAAAGAGATCTTAGGCCAGGGGCCTTGGTCAAAGGCCCGCCGCGCCGTCTGGATAACTGTCTTTATTTCTTGCTCAGTCAACCGGGGAACTTCTGTCAAAACCTTCCCGGTTGCCGGGTTAATAATCCTTTGCTTACTCATTTTACTCCTATATCACGAAATTTTTAAAGACTTAAATAAAGAAAACATCCGGGTAAAAGGCACATACCAACGGGAGAGTTTGCCTAACTCACCTTTCAACTTTAACTTTCCCTGGGTAGTAGCCACAAAAGGATCAAGTTTTCCTTCAAAAATCAAACGCCAGGCATCCGCCGGCCCGGAAATAACAAAAGGCGCCTCGTCATTATAATCTACTTTAATAATTTTTCCTTCTTGAAAATTAAATTTATACGCCTTATCCTTTTCTTCGTCCAGCTTAATAACTACCTGAGCTGTTAAATTCAGCTCCTTTGCCTTTTTTAAAAAATCCTCATCTTGGTTAATCAGATCTACAATGGTTAAGATATGTTTCCGGGAAAACATAGAATAGACTTTTCCGGTTTTTTGCAGGCTCCCTGTTAGTTCCTGTTCAAACTTATTCGACTCACTCTTAGCAAAAAGCCGGGCAAGACCGGCCATTTTCACCGCTTCCTCTAATTCCTCGATTAAATAAAAGGCATCTTTAAACTCATCGGCGATAGAAACCACGCCGTGGTTTTTGATAACCACAATATTGTTGGTTTTTAAGGCATCTGTTACTTTTTCCGGCCGGCTTACATTAGGAGTATCCTGAGTAACTTGCGGCACCTTACCCAAAACCAGTTTGTTCTCAAAAGTTACGGTATTCAGCTCATCGTAAACAGAATAATAGGCATTAATTAAAGGCGGATGGCAATGGACTATTCTCTGGACAGGGAAATCTTTATAAATCAAACTATGCAGGGCAAACTCTGTAGTTAAACCCTTGGTTTCATGCGCTGTTGGGGAAGATATATCAACTTCCAAAATATCTTCTTCTTTCAATTCTCCCAGGCAGGTGCCGCTTGAGGTTATTAAAATCAAGCCCCCTTCTATCCGCGCGCTTAAGTTGCCTCCCCTGGCAGCCACTAACCGAAACTCATAAAGCCTCTTACCGATCCTGATGATCTCTTCTTTTAATCTTTTTTCTTTTGTCATTTTC encodes:
- a CDS encoding class II aldolase/adducin family protein is translated as MTKEKRLKEEIIRIGKRLYEFRLVAARGGNLSARIEGGLILITSSGTCLGELKEEDILEVDISSPTAHETKGLTTEFALHSLIYKDFPVQRIVHCHPPLINAYYSVYDELNTVTFENKLVLGKVPQVTQDTPNVSRPEKVTDALKTNNIVVIKNHGVVSIADEFKDAFYLIEELEEAVKMAGLARLFAKSESNKFEQELTGSLQKTGKVYSMFSRKHILTIVDLINQDEDFLKKAKELNLTAQVVIKLDEEKDKAYKFNFQEGKIIKVDYNDEAPFVISGPADAWRLIFEGKLDPFVATTQGKLKLKGELGKLSRWYVPFTRMFSLFKSLKIS
- a CDS encoding aldehyde dehydrogenase family protein: MSKQRIINPATGKVLTEVPRLTEQEIKTVIQTARRAFDQGPWPKISLSERKDFLLKISQGILDHAQELAQLETKNTGKPIKESTFMDVPSSARTFAHFANNLEHYLKDKKIELDSGVKSQLLYEPRGVVVLIVPWNYPLLIASWKMAQALAGGNTVILKPSSLTPLTALKLAEIINQAGLPEGVVNVVNASGTEVGSTLCSDNRIDMISFTGSTETGKEIMRFASESPKKLIMELGGKSAAIILADCDIETAVSGVLTSIFLNQGQMCTAMSRILVDKNISGQFKEQFIQKAKKIKLGNGLEPETQMGPLISETHRQKVASYVEKGKAEGARILCGDGIPENPELKNGFFFKPTVFGQVNAEMSIFQQEIFGPVACISEFSGEEEAVRLANDSSFGLACSIWSSDLEKAKNLSEKINAGTIWINTYGMFYNEAPYGGFKQSGFGKELGKEGFLEYTRLKHINYNLSGEKPLVSCWYTL
- a CDS encoding 4'-phosphopantetheinyl transferase superfamily protein, encoding MIGIDIVDVERIKSVYQKHGLLFLKKILTDEEIKELPLEKSRYFFKSLSCYIASKEAIFKACPENDLDWKDISIRDIAGNPLIHIKRNSFKKKIKLSFSATKDIVLSQALLA